In the genome of Arabidopsis thaliana chromosome 4, partial sequence, the window CACATATTTCGATTTCTCTTTCGCAGAGCAAGGTAGACGGGATGACCTAGAGTCTCTTGGATATGTGCTTCTGTACTTCTTAAGAGGAAGGTGTGTTGACTTTTTGACTTGAAAGAACCTAGTTAACATTGTGTTTTTGGCAGGGTattgtttttccttgtttgaGATTTACTTAACCGTTTTCTTGCTTTACATTTTGTTCCTATTTTAATGAACCTCCTTTTCTAGCCTTCCATGGCAGGGTCTTAAGGCTGTTGACAAGAAGCAAAAGTATGACAAAATTTGtgagaagaagatatcaaCTCCTATTGAGGTCTATTTCCCTCTACTGTGTGagtgaattgttttttgttaatccTCATTCAACTGAATAATATCCCATCCTTTGTAGGTTCTATGCAAAAGCCACCCCGTGGAGTTTGcttcatattttcattattgcCACACACTGACATTTGATCAACGCCCTGATTATGGATTCTTGAAGCGGCTTTTTCGTGATTTATTCTCACGGGAAGGTACTTTGAGAAAGACATCCCTCCATCATTTTTATAATCCTCTCTGCTAGCATCAGTTATCTACCTAGCTCACTTaaacgttttcttctttgcaggATATGAGtttgactatatatatgactGGACTATTATAAAGTATCAGCAATCACAGAAAACTAGAAGTCAGTCTCAGGTATAGTTTATCAATAccatttgttatttttttttctccaggTGTATGCATATTTTGTCTTGTTCATAGAGAAGATTTCCTGGGGAGAAGTTTTACTTGGTTTTgctattttttagttttggtgCTAAATATAGATATGCCTGTCTTCCTAACAATAAACTGTCATGCTGCAGGCCGTTCCTGGGTCTAGTAATGCTCGTGCAATACCAATGGACACAAGCAATCATCGAGGTCAGCTCgagttataaattttaattgtgTCACTTTCTGATTAATTTTGTAATAGTATATgatgtgttttttgttttctctcgaCTTTCACACTGGACTCAACTGGCATAGAGTGTTTGGCTGATTTAGTTTCCCGTTGCAACTGTTTATTTCAATATCTTGATGCTAACTCTCCGTTTGGCAGGAGGAACTAAGATTTCACATGAAGCCCAAGTCTCTGACCGTGTCAGACCGGCTAATGCCAGTGGTCCAAGCCCACAGATTAATACCGCTGTAGGGAGGAGTCTGGGTTTTGATCAAGTCCACAAGAATGTACGTGCTTATTCATTTGCCTCTTCCAAATAAATGTTGTATCCTGCAACCCTCCCCCTTGTGTTAGCATCTCATGCCTGCATCTGTGTTGCTTCAGAGTTCTGCATGGTTCTCTGCTTAAAGCTTTTACCTGTTTTGCATGGTCAATTGTCATCAACGAGCTCTATATTGTGATATGAACTACATATAGcataaatgattaaaacacGATACTGATCATCACGAAATATGCTCTTGACCATTATTTTACTGAAAACCCATTGCAGATGAACATGCCATCATCCACTTCATTATCTCCTGCGGGTACCTCAAAAAGAAATGTCAGACCCGAAACCTCAAATTCTGGGTTTGGGAGCGGGAATAAAACCGGCGGTTGGACTTCACCATTCATGTCACCGGGGAAATGATGCAAAAAAAGTTGGAGTATATCATTCATCTGATCTGCTGAGCAAGATTATGTGTGCCTTTGGGTCTAAACTGTGATTTCTGCAGTGAAAAGCTCTAGACTGAGGTTGAAGATCTGAATGGAGTTTTTCCATGAACAGCTTACTGTTTGACAAAAGGCATGAAGATTATGTTTGCTTTCCTTCAAGATTCTCACAAATGACTGACTTCAACCTTTGTATAAAATCTTGCAACCGGGCGTGTAATTTGGTTCTTGTGATTCATTCTCCcaagttttcttctataaaacTTTGTTCGTATTTCTGTACGTAGTTCCCTGTGTTGGGGCATAACCTGGGTTTGCTGTGTCATCAACATTGTTTGCAGAAAATCAAGAGCAAAGCATGAGCAGCTTCAGCAGAGATGCCTTCAAAGGCTTGAGTCAAGAGTTGCTTGTGGCAGGGACATGTCACCATCAAGCTAATGTGCAGCTGACGAGAACGTAAAAGGATAAGCTATGGCTAGCTTCTGGAATGCTCCGAGAAACACttccccctttttttttctctgaatttCCTATTCAGTTTAATGGTATtctgtgtttgatttttcttactCGATTTTGTGcattgaaaaaaattatatcaaaaagcTTGACTTGATCCAAACATGCATTTTCAATTgctattattaaaaaaaaaaaacgtataaAATTGTAGTCTCAATATTGAAATACAAACACCTAGAATTGATCGATTTGGTAGAGAACTAGTTAGTGGATTAAATTTGGGTTGGCTGATTTTCGAGCCATAAACTATTTCGATTCTCAGCTTTCACACCCGGACTTTTGGGCCTTTAAATTTCCACCATCAACTTTCATATTCCCAAAATTACATCATCTATTTTTGGATTCATGCTTAAACATACATTTCCAATTGAACCATTCATTTAACCGGGATTAACCACAAATCCGCGTTTACTGTACCGCGATTGCGATTAACCCAACTAATACCCAGACCCGTtaagaaaacgacgtcgttttcatttcgtttaactcatcaaaaagagaaagaaaacgacgtcgttttcattcttcttctttaactctCAAATCGATTTAGTCGTTCTTCTTTAATCTCGACACtgtgaaattagggttcttgagagagaaagacaaaaggGGATTTggggttttcttcttcggttCGAATTTTTGGGTCTCGATTTGGGTTTCGAATAGGGAGAAATGAAGAATTGGTGGGAGGAAAGATTGATTTACCAAAGCGATCCAGATGACCCCGATTTCGAACCTCCAGAGAGTGACATTGAAGCCGACGATGGAAGTGATAGTGGTGATAGCGGAGTCGAGGAGGACGAAGCCACCAGAATCGAGGGAGAGGACGTCGGGATAGATGGAGACAGAGCTTCTGATGGAGAGGAAAATAGAGAAGACGATGGTGACATAGCGTCTGATGGAGACGTCAATCTAGAAGACGATGGAGACAGAGATGAAAGTCAAAAGAAGAGGACTACCAAATCGATTTGagagttaaagaagaagaatgaaaacgacgtcgttttcttaACGGGTCTGGGTATTAGTCGGGTTAATCACAATCGCGGTACAGTAAACGCGGATTTGTGGTTAATCCCGGTTAAATGAATGGTTCAATTGAAAATGTATGTTTAATCATGAATTCGAAAGTAGATGATGTAATTTTGAGGAATATGAAAATTGATGGTGGAAATTTAAGGGCCCAAAAATCCGGGAGTGAAAACTAAGAATCGAAATAGTTTATGACTCGAAAATCAGCCAACCCATTAAATTTTCGAACCTTCATCATTTTGCAGACCCCAAAAACggaaatcatcaaatcatccACCGTGCCAGCGTGACATTACAAAATCACGTAAATACCCTCGTGTTTGTTTATAAGGTAAAAAAAGATTGGCGGACCCAAAATGGTGCAGTAGTTAGGtgtacaaatttttttttgaaggatCACTACTACGGCTCAAACAAGCCTGGGTCCATGTCACTACCACCGATGTcagtcaaacaaaaataataatatatgtttttaagttCCTCTAATTTCAATCTTCTAAACAACAACCCTAAATCCTTATCTCTATCCTTGCGCTTGATCCAGATTCGGTTCTGATTGGAGCTGCCATGGAACGCATCATCGGCGGCAAGTACAAGCTCGGACGGAAGATCGGCGGTGGTTCGTTCGGAGAGATTTTTCTAGGTTTTGTGTTCTCCTCTGTTCTTGTCCCTTTGGTTTTCCGAGtttgcttttttatttgaaattgaCGCTCTTCTCTTCTGTTTGTTGTTTTCGCAGCTACGCACGTCGATACCTTCGAGATCGTAGCTGTTAAGATCGTAAGTCCCAGCTCAATTTGCCTTGAGACGAATTGAATCCATCCAATCTGGAGATTTGATTTGGATCTGCTATGTctcttaattgattttgtttgaattgcTTTACTCTAAAATTGAGCAAGGTTTTAAACTCGGTGCTTTTTAGCTGCAATATATTCTTCAAGCTAACACTTGTTTTTAATTCAATCATTTTCTCTTGCAGGAGAACAGTAAAACAAAGCATCCTCAACTTCTCTATGAAGCTAAGCTATATAGAATTCTTGAAGGAGGAAGTATGattctctttcctctcttttctcaGTTGTTGGACATTGGAGGGATTCATTAGCAGTACaatactaatttttatgttatgtgtCAGGTGGAATTCCGCGCATAAAATGGTTTGGAGTTGATGGAACAGAGAATGCTTTAGTGATGGATTTGCTCGGTCCAAGTCTCGAAGATCTTTTCGTCTACTGTGGGAGGAAATTCTCACCAAAGACAGTCTTGATGTTGGCTGATCAAATGGTATGGCATGACTTTCAACTATTCATTAGGCTATTTATAATATCTGTTGACTTATACATTGATTATCTAATGTGCTTCCGATTTTCTTATCCCGCTGTTACAGCTAACAAGAATAGAATTTGTACATTCGAAAGGATATCTGCATAGAGATATTAAACCCGATAACTTCCTCATGGGCCTAGGTCGGAAAGCAAATCAGGTATATTTCTGCAACTTCTTATCTTCATCAGATGCCATAAGTAGAGTATGGTATGATTGATAAGTCTCATTTTTCAGGTTTATCTAATTGACTTTGGACTTGCCAAAAGATATCGGGATGCCAACACCA includes:
- a CDS encoding mutator transposase MUDRA protein (unknown protein; BEST Arabidopsis thaliana protein match is: unknown protein (TAIR:AT1G49680.1); Has 22985 Blast hits to 1198 proteins in 188 species: Archae - 0; Bacteria - 21210; Metazoa - 895; Fungi - 112; Plants - 141; Viruses - 114; Other Eukaryotes - 513 (source: NCBI BLink).), whose amino-acid sequence is MKNWWEERLIYQSDPDDPDFEPPESDIEADDGSDSGDSGVEEDEATRIEGEDVGIDGDRASDGEENREDDGDIASDGDVNLEDDGDRDESQKKRTTKSI
- the ckl4 gene encoding casein kinase I-like 4 (casein kinase I-like 4 (ckl4); FUNCTIONS IN: protein serine/threonine kinase activity, protein kinase activity, kinase activity, ATP binding; INVOLVED IN: protein amino acid phosphorylation; LOCATED IN: nucleus, cytoplasm; CONTAINS InterPro DOMAIN/s: Protein kinase, ATP binding site (InterPro:IPR017441), Protein kinase, catalytic domain (InterPro:IPR000719), Serine/threonine-protein kinase-like domain (InterPro:IPR017442), Protein kinase-like domain (InterPro:IPR011009), Serine/threonine-protein kinase, active site (InterPro:IPR008271); BEST Arabidopsis thaliana protein match is: casein kinase I-like 3 (TAIR:AT4G28880.1); Has 66689 Blast hits to 66255 proteins in 2362 species: Archae - 56; Bacteria - 11242; Metazoa - 25400; Fungi - 7755; Plants - 10110; Viruses - 362; Other Eukaryotes - 11764 (source: NCBI BLink).) produces the protein MERIIGGKYKLGRKIGGGSFGEIFLATHIDTFEIVAVKIENSKTKHPQLLYEAKLYRTLEGGSGIPRIRWFGVDGTENALVMDLLGPSLEDLFVYCGRKFSPKTVLMLADQMLTRIEYVHSKGYLHRDIKPDNFLMGLGRKANQVYLIDFGLAKRYRDANTNRHIPYRENKNLTGTARYASCNTHLGIEQGRRDDLESLGYVLLYFLRGSLPWQGLKAVDKKQKYDKICEKKISTPIEVLCKSHPVEFASYFHYCHTLTFDQRPDYGFLKRLFRDLFSREGYEFDYIYDWTIIKYQQSQKTRSQSQAVPGSSNARAIPMDTSNHRGGTKISHEAQVSDRVRPANASGPSPQINTAVGRSLGFDQVHKNMNMPSSTSLSPAGTSKRNVRPETSNSGFGSGNKTGGWTSPFMSPGK
- the ckl4 gene encoding casein kinase I-like 4 (casein kinase I-like 4 (ckl4); FUNCTIONS IN: protein serine/threonine kinase activity, protein kinase activity, kinase activity, ATP binding; INVOLVED IN: protein amino acid phosphorylation; LOCATED IN: nucleus, cytoplasm; CONTAINS InterPro DOMAIN/s: Protein kinase, ATP binding site (InterPro:IPR017441), Protein kinase, catalytic domain (InterPro:IPR000719), Serine/threonine-protein kinase-like domain (InterPro:IPR017442), Protein kinase-like domain (InterPro:IPR011009), Serine/threonine-protein kinase, active site (InterPro:IPR008271); BEST Arabidopsis thaliana protein match is: casein kinase I-like 3 (TAIR:AT4G28880.1); Has 66559 Blast hits to 66129 proteins in 2357 species: Archae - 56; Bacteria - 11194; Metazoa - 25356; Fungi - 7762; Plants - 10062; Viruses - 362; Other Eukaryotes - 11767 (source: NCBI BLink).), which encodes MERIIGGKYKLGRKIGGGSFGEIFLATHIDTFEIVAVKIENSKTKHPQLLYEAKLYRTLEGGSGIPRIRWFGVDGTENALVMDLLGPSLEDLFVYCGRKFSPKTVLMLADQMLTRIEYVHSKGYLHRDIKPDNFLMGLGRKANQVYLIDFGLAKRYRDANTNRHIPYRENKNLTGTARYASCNTHLGIEQGRRDDLESLGYVLLYFLRGSLPWQGLKAVDKKQKYDKICEKKISTPIEVLCKSHPVEFASYFHYCHTLTFDQRPDYGFLKRLFRDLFSREGYEFDYIYDWTIIKYQQSQKTRSQSQAVPGSSNARAIPMDTSNHRGGTKISHEAQVSDRVRPANASGPSPQINTAVGRSLGFDQVHKNVRAYSFASSK